A genomic segment from Halorubrum depositum encodes:
- a CDS encoding 2Fe-2S iron-sulfur cluster-binding protein yields MTDATTHAVELVRPNGRTVTIRVEEGETIADAAERVDVAVPYGCLYGACGTCTAELLEGEVRHRRSPRALKPSSLDAGYVLLCVAAPESDCRLRVGHEIQAEVVGTPWK; encoded by the coding sequence GTGACGGACGCGACGACCCACGCCGTCGAACTCGTCCGCCCGAACGGGCGGACCGTGACGATCCGAGTCGAGGAGGGCGAGACGATCGCCGACGCGGCGGAACGGGTCGACGTCGCCGTTCCGTACGGCTGTCTGTACGGGGCGTGCGGCACCTGCACCGCGGAACTGCTCGAGGGTGAGGTGCGTCACCGGCGGTCGCCGCGAGCGCTGAAGCCGTCCTCGCTCGACGCCGGGTACGTCCTCCTCTGCGTCGCCGCGCCCGAGTCCGACTGTCGACTCCGGGTCGGCCACGAGATCCAAGCCGAGGTCGTCGGCACTCCCTGGAAGTGA
- a CDS encoding ArsR/SmtB family transcription factor: MTEEPDPPAIFATLDDEYARDILVATKTGRLSAKELSEECGMSRPTVSRRVTRLVEQGLLEEYTHVDPGGRHYSEYEARLERVEVLLQAEGFDVRIDVRPDPADRITSIFEEMRGD, from the coding sequence GTGACCGAGGAGCCCGACCCGCCGGCGATCTTCGCCACGCTCGACGACGAGTACGCCCGCGACATCCTGGTGGCGACGAAGACCGGCCGGCTGTCAGCGAAGGAGCTCAGCGAGGAGTGCGGCATGTCGCGCCCGACCGTCTCGCGCCGCGTGACGCGCCTCGTCGAGCAGGGCCTCCTCGAGGAGTACACGCACGTCGACCCCGGCGGCCGGCACTACAGCGAGTACGAGGCGCGACTCGAACGCGTCGAAGTCCTCCTGCAGGCCGAGGGGTTCGACGTCCGGATCGACGTCCGGCCCGACCCCGCCGACCGGATCACGTCCATCTTCGAGGAGATGCGGGGAGACTGA
- a CDS encoding selenium-binding protein SBP56-related protein yields the protein MSTDEPGRTAEQSGHEHHEVEGPGYPTPAAMRTESGREETAFVMAPRVGMEAEGPDMIGVVDLDPASDTYSELIDAVEMPNNGDELHHFGWNACSSSCHAEGLARQYLVVPGQRSSRIHVIDAEDPRDPELVKVIEPEEVFEHDLSAPHTVHCVPGGKIVVSMLGDANGELPGGFLQLDQEDFSIDGHWEADRGEMELNYDYWYQPRHDVMISSEWAAPNTYYPGFDLDDVEAGEYGDSIHVWSWDDREHIQTLEFGEQGQIPLEVRMSHNPEETQGYVGAALSSNIIRFYEESDGAWDWDVVIDEEPREHEEWEMPVPPLITDILLSLDDQYLFFSNWLHGDVRMYDVSDAGNPRLVDRVWAGGLFGDRQTVQGEEIRGAPQMLQLSRDGKRLYWTTSLFSSWDNQFFPEIAADGSLMLKADVYPDEGRLELDEEFLVDFGDAPGGPARAHEIRWPGGDCTSDVWQ from the coding sequence ATGAGCACTGACGAACCCGGTCGTACTGCGGAACAGAGCGGACACGAACACCACGAAGTCGAGGGGCCGGGGTATCCGACGCCGGCCGCGATGCGGACCGAGAGCGGTCGCGAGGAGACGGCGTTCGTGATGGCGCCGCGCGTGGGCATGGAAGCGGAGGGGCCGGACATGATCGGCGTCGTCGATCTCGACCCCGCGTCCGACACCTACAGCGAACTGATCGACGCGGTCGAGATGCCCAACAACGGGGACGAGCTCCACCACTTCGGCTGGAACGCCTGCTCGTCGTCGTGTCACGCCGAGGGGCTCGCCCGACAGTATCTGGTCGTTCCGGGCCAACGCTCCTCGCGCATTCACGTCATCGACGCCGAGGACCCGCGCGACCCCGAGCTGGTGAAGGTCATCGAACCGGAGGAGGTGTTCGAACACGACCTGTCCGCGCCGCACACGGTCCACTGCGTCCCCGGCGGGAAGATCGTCGTCAGCATGCTCGGCGACGCGAACGGCGAGCTCCCCGGCGGCTTCCTCCAATTGGACCAGGAGGACTTCAGCATCGACGGCCACTGGGAGGCCGACCGCGGCGAGATGGAGCTGAACTACGACTACTGGTATCAGCCCCGCCACGACGTCATGATATCGAGCGAGTGGGCCGCGCCGAACACCTACTACCCGGGGTTCGACCTCGACGACGTCGAGGCGGGCGAGTACGGCGACAGCATCCACGTCTGGTCGTGGGACGACCGCGAGCACATCCAGACGCTCGAGTTCGGCGAGCAGGGACAGATCCCGCTCGAGGTTCGGATGAGCCACAACCCCGAGGAGACGCAGGGGTACGTCGGCGCGGCGCTCTCCTCGAACATCATCCGGTTCTACGAGGAGAGCGACGGTGCGTGGGACTGGGACGTGGTCATCGACGAGGAGCCGCGCGAACACGAGGAGTGGGAGATGCCGGTGCCGCCGCTCATCACGGACATCCTGCTGTCGCTGGACGACCAGTACCTGTTCTTCTCGAACTGGCTCCACGGCGACGTTCGGATGTACGACGTGAGCGACGCCGGCAATCCGCGGCTGGTCGATCGGGTGTGGGCCGGCGGCCTCTTCGGCGATCGGCAGACGGTGCAGGGCGAGGAGATCCGCGGCGCGCCGCAGATGCTCCAGCTCTCCCGGGACGGCAAACGGCTCTACTGGACGACGTCGCTGTTCTCCTCGTGGGACAACCAGTTCTTCCCGGAGATCGCCGCGGACGGCTCGCTGATGCTCAAAGCCGACGTCTACCCCGACGAGGGGCGGCTGGAACTCGACGAGGAGTTCCTCGTCGACTTCGGCGACGCCCCCGGTGGACCGGCACGCGCACACGAGATCCGCTGGCCGGGCGGCGACTGCACGAGCGACGTCTGGCAGTGA
- the aglM gene encoding UDP-glucose 6-dehydrogenase AglM codes for MRVTVVGSGYVGTTLAACLADAGHDVTAIDIDPDVVDALNDGHAAIHEPGLDDLLAEHAGDRLRATTEYDGVPDADVTFLAIGTPSREDGSIDLGPLTAAAEMTGEALAGASDGDGGSSSATDDDRHLVVVKSTITPPGVREVREALRAGAGDAADRVELATNPEFLREGSAVDDFQHPDKLVFGTDSDWATDRLETLYEPLLAATDGEVPMIRTDPETAVMIKYANNAFLASKISLANDLGNVCKRFGIDAYEVMDAVGLDDRIGAQFLRSGVGWGGSCFPKDVDAIRAAAREAGYEPLLLDAAVAVNDGQPERMLELLDAHVDVAGERVAVLGLAFKPGTDDVRNSRAIPLVEGLRERGADVVGYDPVAADNMRELFPGIEYADSVAAALDEASAALVVTDWDEFAALDDAFDAMAEPVVIDGRRIIERRDGLTYEGLTW; via the coding sequence ATGCGAGTCACCGTCGTCGGCAGCGGCTACGTCGGAACCACCCTCGCGGCCTGCCTCGCGGACGCGGGTCACGACGTCACGGCGATCGACATCGATCCGGACGTCGTCGACGCCCTGAACGACGGCCACGCGGCGATTCACGAACCGGGTCTCGACGACCTCTTGGCCGAGCACGCGGGCGACCGGCTCCGCGCGACGACCGAGTACGACGGCGTCCCCGACGCCGACGTGACGTTCCTCGCGATCGGCACCCCCTCGCGCGAGGACGGGAGCATCGACCTCGGCCCGCTCACGGCCGCCGCCGAGATGACCGGCGAGGCGCTGGCGGGAGCGAGCGACGGCGACGGCGGATCCTCGTCGGCCACCGACGACGACCGCCACCTCGTCGTCGTCAAGAGCACGATCACGCCGCCGGGCGTCCGCGAGGTCCGCGAGGCGCTCCGCGCCGGCGCGGGCGACGCGGCCGACCGGGTCGAGCTCGCGACCAACCCAGAGTTCCTCCGCGAGGGCTCCGCCGTCGACGACTTCCAGCACCCGGACAAGCTCGTCTTCGGCACCGACTCCGACTGGGCGACCGACCGACTCGAGACCCTCTACGAGCCCCTGCTCGCCGCGACCGACGGGGAGGTACCGATGATCCGGACCGACCCCGAGACCGCCGTGATGATCAAGTACGCGAACAACGCGTTCCTCGCGTCGAAGATTTCGCTGGCGAACGACCTCGGGAACGTCTGCAAGCGGTTCGGGATCGACGCCTACGAGGTGATGGACGCGGTCGGCCTCGACGACCGGATCGGGGCGCAGTTCCTGCGCTCGGGGGTGGGATGGGGCGGGAGTTGTTTTCCCAAAGACGTCGATGCAATTAGGGCGGCGGCCCGCGAGGCGGGCTACGAGCCCCTGCTCCTCGACGCCGCGGTCGCGGTGAACGACGGCCAGCCGGAGCGCATGCTCGAACTGCTCGACGCCCACGTCGACGTCGCGGGCGAGCGCGTCGCCGTGCTCGGGCTCGCGTTCAAACCCGGCACCGACGACGTGCGGAACTCCCGGGCGATTCCGCTCGTCGAGGGACTGCGGGAGCGCGGCGCCGACGTGGTGGGATACGACCCGGTCGCGGCCGACAACATGCGCGAGCTGTTCCCCGGTATCGAGTACGCGGACTCCGTGGCCGCGGCGCTCGACGAGGCGAGCGCCGCGCTCGTCGTCACCGACTGGGACGAGTTCGCGGCGCTCGACGACGCCTTCGACGCGATGGCCGAGCCCGTCGTGATCGACGGTCGGCGGATAATCGAGCGGCGCGACGGCCTGACGTACGAGGGGCTCACTTGGTAG
- a CDS encoding TIGR04206 family protein, with protein sequence MSEGSSRGFDGDRSDAGRADADRSAGDTAADARGPVARIGWILVLALLAVPMAVIPAGGELTVVSLWGFLNAAASDSGVGLGGYPVWAYFLDQSRPFAALPASIRAWPLAVGFHVLAAASAVAGATLGREDRRVTGGLLVLAAAASLWVAVGLATRFGVGTTSGFLTVLPVGALATLAVAVVAYGSDLRAVVTQ encoded by the coding sequence ATGTCCGAGGGGTCCTCGCGAGGGTTCGACGGAGACCGGTCCGACGCCGGACGCGCCGACGCCGATCGGTCCGCCGGCGATACGGCCGCCGACGCGCGCGGCCCGGTCGCGCGGATCGGGTGGATCCTCGTACTCGCGCTGCTCGCGGTCCCGATGGCCGTCATCCCGGCCGGCGGCGAGCTCACGGTCGTGAGCCTCTGGGGGTTCCTCAACGCGGCGGCGTCCGACTCCGGCGTCGGTCTCGGCGGGTACCCCGTGTGGGCGTACTTCCTCGACCAGTCGCGGCCGTTCGCGGCGCTCCCGGCGTCGATCCGCGCGTGGCCGCTCGCGGTCGGCTTCCACGTCCTCGCGGCGGCCAGCGCCGTCGCGGGCGCGACGCTCGGCCGCGAGGACCGCCGCGTCACCGGCGGGCTCCTCGTCCTGGCGGCGGCCGCGAGCCTGTGGGTCGCCGTCGGGCTCGCGACGCGGTTCGGCGTCGGGACCACGTCCGGGTTTCTCACCGTGCTCCCGGTCGGCGCGCTCGCGACGCTCGCGGTCGCCGTCGTCGCGTACGGGAGCGATCTGCGGGCGGTCGTCACCCAGTGA
- a CDS encoding DUF7521 family protein, whose amino-acid sequence MEHTLFVIAKLFTTALALVIAYQAYRGYRRHHTRLLLYVAAGFALIGLGGLLEGVLFEVLQVSIFEAGFVAALVTAAGMLSILYALYAPNP is encoded by the coding sequence ATGGAACACACGCTATTCGTCATCGCCAAACTGTTCACGACCGCGTTGGCGCTTGTCATCGCGTACCAAGCGTATCGCGGGTACCGGCGGCATCACACGCGGCTGCTACTCTACGTCGCGGCCGGCTTCGCGCTGATCGGGCTCGGCGGCCTCCTCGAAGGCGTGCTCTTCGAGGTCCTTCAGGTGTCGATCTTCGAGGCCGGCTTCGTGGCGGCGCTCGTCACCGCGGCGGGGATGCTGTCCATCTTGTACGCACTCTACGCGCCGAACCCCTGA
- a CDS encoding phosphoadenosine phosphosulfate reductase family protein, whose translation MSDDFPASVDVDYTDGEGEDPADYPSLQHKLEKAIEVTKTGLEQYENPAVMWTGGKDSTLTLYFINQVAEQYGYEKPTAVFIDHFQHFDDITDFVEHWAAEWEIDLVYARNEDVGAYVEEHGLEPGDDIPVDALNEQNQHHIRDILEYEEDTFPFLLDTYVGNHLLKTVALNNALEKYDIDGVISGVRWDEQEARADETFFSPRHDPDLFPPHDRIQPILQFAEADVWDAFWNYVVPDTVDSFPDDGYVPQADDDLPEGVTQEDIPISPKYFAGFRSLGSEVSTDKTTEEPAWLQDLEGTTERAGRAQDKEDLMERLRDLGYM comes from the coding sequence ATGAGCGATGACTTCCCGGCGAGCGTCGACGTCGATTACACCGACGGCGAGGGCGAGGATCCGGCGGACTACCCGTCGCTGCAACACAAGCTCGAGAAGGCGATCGAGGTCACCAAGACGGGGCTCGAGCAGTACGAGAACCCGGCGGTGATGTGGACTGGGGGGAAGGACTCGACGCTGACGCTGTACTTCATCAACCAAGTGGCCGAGCAGTACGGGTACGAGAAGCCCACCGCGGTGTTCATCGACCACTTCCAGCATTTCGATGACATCACTGACTTCGTCGAGCACTGGGCCGCCGAGTGGGAGATTGATCTCGTGTACGCCCGCAACGAGGACGTGGGCGCGTACGTCGAGGAACATGGCCTCGAACCCGGCGACGACATCCCCGTCGACGCGCTGAACGAGCAGAACCAGCATCACATCCGGGACATTCTCGAATACGAAGAGGACACGTTCCCGTTCCTCTTGGACACGTACGTGGGCAACCACCTGCTGAAGACGGTCGCGCTCAACAACGCCCTCGAAAAGTACGACATCGACGGCGTCATCTCGGGCGTGCGGTGGGACGAACAGGAGGCGCGCGCGGACGAGACGTTCTTCTCGCCGCGCCACGACCCGGACCTGTTCCCGCCGCACGACCGCATCCAGCCCATCCTCCAGTTCGCCGAGGCCGACGTGTGGGACGCGTTCTGGAACTACGTCGTCCCCGACACCGTCGACTCCTTCCCCGACGACGGCTACGTCCCGCAGGCCGACGACGACCTCCCTGAGGGCGTCACCCAAGAGGACATTCCCATCTCGCCGAAGTACTTCGCCGGATTCCGCTCGCTCGGCAGCGAAGTCAGCACCGACAAGACGACCGAGGAGCCCGCGTGGCTCCAGGACCTCGAAGGGACGACCGAGCGCGCCGGCCGCGCCCAGGACAAAGAGGACCTCATGGAGCGGCTCCGCGACCTCGGCTACATGTAA
- a CDS encoding outer membrane protein assembly factor BamB family protein: MTERDAAGDSTNCVSRRRFLAAAAVGLAGALAGCGYRPGGGDLAWESSLGGGGLFGVGDRWFLPAGDRLFVVRNQSGRTFDVEDDAWRDYENAAVTGYNPAGDPRLEAETDRQAAGAPAVTDASVFVPVEGGRVTAIDRETAAFDLDDPTVDRGDSDGDEPDPVRWQTDAPVRNVDAVRAGERLAVAVTRNDAVVLDAESGDRAFAVSEAWADASDGSLRSLSPDRVAVDGDAVWVALAEGDSGGARVARFDAAGERLVTRSLDVGVDWLLVVDDGLVAGVDGERSVRGFDRELDRRFALEVPAPTGRPPIGGDGEGDDAGHRVYLHRGDRVRALDVAAGEVAWEHAGPPASRPVAVDERGIYGVGREAVRDGSRETRPVIVAVGADGADRWSAPLPEGVRVEKLFAIGDRLVVVDDAKLYGFRASPGERWSLLG; this comes from the coding sequence GTGACGGAGCGCGACGCGGCCGGGGACTCCACCAACTGCGTCTCTCGACGCCGGTTCCTCGCGGCCGCTGCCGTCGGCCTCGCCGGCGCGCTCGCCGGCTGCGGCTACCGCCCCGGCGGCGGCGACCTCGCGTGGGAGTCGTCGCTCGGGGGCGGCGGGCTGTTCGGCGTCGGCGACCGCTGGTTCCTCCCCGCCGGCGACCGGCTGTTCGTCGTCCGCAACCAGTCCGGTCGGACGTTCGACGTCGAGGACGACGCGTGGCGCGACTACGAGAACGCGGCGGTGACGGGGTACAATCCGGCCGGCGACCCCCGGCTCGAGGCGGAGACCGACCGACAGGCCGCGGGCGCGCCGGCCGTCACCGACGCGTCGGTGTTCGTCCCCGTCGAGGGCGGACGCGTCACCGCGATCGACCGCGAGACGGCCGCGTTCGATCTCGATGACCCGACGGTCGATAGGGGCGACAGCGACGGCGACGAGCCCGACCCGGTCCGCTGGCAGACCGACGCGCCTGTGAGAAACGTCGACGCTGTCCGCGCCGGCGAGCGTCTCGCGGTCGCCGTCACTCGGAACGACGCGGTGGTCCTCGACGCCGAATCCGGCGACCGCGCGTTCGCCGTCAGCGAGGCGTGGGCCGACGCGAGCGACGGGTCGCTGCGCTCGCTTTCCCCCGACCGCGTCGCGGTCGACGGCGACGCCGTGTGGGTCGCTCTCGCCGAGGGCGACTCGGGGGGCGCTCGCGTCGCCCGGTTCGACGCGGCCGGCGAGCGGCTGGTGACCCGATCGCTCGACGTCGGCGTCGACTGGCTCCTCGTCGTCGACGACGGCCTCGTGGCCGGGGTCGACGGCGAGCGGTCGGTACGCGGGTTCGACCGGGAGCTCGATCGGCGGTTCGCGCTGGAGGTACCGGCGCCGACCGGCCGACCGCCCATCGGCGGGGACGGCGAGGGCGACGACGCCGGTCACCGGGTGTATCTCCACCGCGGCGACCGGGTTCGCGCGCTCGACGTCGCGGCCGGCGAGGTCGCGTGGGAGCACGCCGGCCCCCCGGCCTCCCGTCCGGTCGCCGTCGACGAGCGGGGGATCTACGGGGTCGGTCGGGAGGCGGTACGGGACGGGAGTCGCGAGACCCGACCGGTGATCGTCGCGGTCGGCGCCGACGGCGCTGACCGCTGGTCGGCTCCTCTCCCGGAGGGCGTCCGCGTCGAGAAGCTGTTCGCGATCGGTGACCGGCTGGTCGTCGTCGACGACGCGAAGCTGTACGGGTTCCGGGCGAGCCCGGGCGAGCGGTGGTCGCTGCTCGGATGA
- a CDS encoding M48 family metalloprotease gives MSPSIPDALRPLRALAPSNGPDRDRQLRLRMLIATGLVVALPFAFVYAFVFLINAVGLPLLEWANERPYTGEFYVDPVFLTVVVLVGLAVQYRYGPRTVLRSVGGRRVSADEYPALHAAVTRLAAQADVPKPDVAVAHTELPNAFAVGTPGNGTVVVTTALVETLDEDERDAVLAHELAHLANRDASLMTVAWVLPTVTYYLAVLAFYVLYGLFRFLSFGGGGSGGNRDGRALAVGIVVITVSAVLTLTVSAMFWVGSVLIHRVLSRYREYAADRAAAEITGSPAALATALETLDESMPAVPERDLREFDGGAEALYVAPLESRAFGDEELVSTDVFPETHPPTRERVKRLRELAGETA, from the coding sequence ATGTCGCCCTCCATCCCCGACGCCCTCCGTCCCCTCCGCGCGCTCGCGCCGTCGAACGGCCCCGACCGGGACCGACAGCTCCGCCTGCGGATGCTGATCGCGACCGGGCTGGTGGTCGCGCTCCCGTTCGCGTTCGTGTACGCGTTCGTCTTCCTGATCAACGCGGTCGGGCTTCCCCTCCTCGAGTGGGCGAACGAGCGCCCGTACACGGGAGAGTTCTACGTCGATCCCGTCTTCCTGACGGTCGTCGTGCTCGTCGGGCTCGCGGTACAGTACCGGTACGGTCCCCGGACCGTTCTCCGCTCCGTCGGCGGCCGGCGCGTGTCGGCCGACGAGTACCCGGCGCTCCACGCCGCCGTCACGCGGCTGGCCGCGCAGGCCGACGTTCCGAAGCCGGACGTGGCGGTCGCGCACACGGAGCTGCCGAACGCCTTCGCGGTCGGGACGCCCGGCAACGGCACGGTGGTCGTCACGACCGCGCTGGTGGAGACGCTCGACGAGGACGAGCGCGACGCCGTGCTCGCCCACGAACTCGCGCACCTCGCGAACCGCGACGCCAGCCTGATGACGGTCGCGTGGGTGCTCCCGACGGTCACCTACTACCTCGCGGTGCTCGCCTTCTACGTCCTCTACGGCCTGTTCCGATTCCTCAGCTTCGGCGGCGGCGGGTCGGGCGGGAACCGCGACGGCCGGGCGCTCGCGGTCGGGATCGTCGTGATCACGGTGAGCGCGGTCCTCACGCTCACCGTCTCGGCGATGTTCTGGGTCGGGAGCGTCCTCATCCACCGGGTGCTCTCGCGGTATCGCGAGTACGCCGCCGACCGCGCGGCCGCCGAGATCACGGGGTCGCCGGCGGCGCTCGCGACGGCGCTGGAGACGCTCGACGAGTCGATGCCGGCGGTGCCCGAACGCGACCTCCGCGAGTTCGACGGCGGCGCCGAGGCGCTGTACGTCGCGCCCCTCGAGAGCCGCGCGTTCGGCGACGAGGAGCTGGTGAGCACCGACGTGTTCCCGGAGACCCACCCCCCGACCCGCGAGCGAGTGAAGCGGCTCCGCGAGCTCGCGGGTGAGACCGCGTGA
- a CDS encoding alkaline phosphatase family protein yields MGLFDRLRGDDDERVVFLGIDGVPYDLVQEHPEVFENLTDVAETGSAGRLESIVPPESSACWPSLTTGVNPGETGVYGFQDREVDSYETYVPMGRHVKATRLWDRVTDAGRDATVLNVPVTFPPSTRIQRQVSGFLSPGIDAAASDDAVERVLEDRNYRIDVNAKLGHDEDKRDFIENAHATLDARHDVFTHYLAEDDWDLFFGVFMTTDRVNHFLFRDYATDGEYHEEFLDFYRKLDGYIGEIRDSLDDDTTLIVASDHGFTELEWEVNCNQFLADEGWLSYDGDDHDSLADIDDETRAYSLIPGRFYLNLEGREPEGVVPESEYEAVREELRSDLEELTGPDGRQVCKRIVNGEDAFDGAHDEIAPDLVVIPADGFDLKSGFGGKEAVFTEGPRNGMHKFENSLLYTTDPDVDVAGSNLFDVAPTILDLMDVDADATFDGESLLAE; encoded by the coding sequence ATGGGACTGTTCGACCGGCTGCGCGGCGACGACGACGAGCGTGTCGTCTTCCTCGGCATCGACGGCGTACCGTACGATCTCGTTCAGGAGCATCCCGAGGTCTTCGAGAACCTGACCGACGTCGCCGAGACGGGGTCGGCCGGGCGCTTGGAGAGCATCGTGCCGCCCGAGTCGAGCGCGTGCTGGCCGAGCCTCACGACCGGCGTGAACCCCGGAGAAACGGGCGTGTACGGCTTCCAGGACCGCGAGGTCGACTCCTACGAGACGTACGTCCCGATGGGGCGCCACGTGAAGGCGACGCGGCTGTGGGACCGCGTCACCGACGCGGGCCGGGACGCGACCGTGCTCAACGTCCCCGTCACGTTCCCGCCGTCGACGCGGATCCAGCGGCAGGTCTCCGGCTTCCTCTCGCCCGGCATCGACGCGGCCGCGAGCGACGACGCGGTCGAGCGGGTGCTCGAGGACCGGAACTACCGCATCGACGTGAACGCGAAGCTCGGCCACGACGAGGACAAACGCGATTTCATCGAGAACGCTCACGCCACCCTCGACGCCCGACACGACGTGTTCACCCACTACCTCGCGGAGGACGACTGGGACCTCTTCTTCGGCGTGTTCATGACCACCGACCGCGTCAACCACTTCCTGTTCCGCGACTACGCGACCGACGGCGAGTACCACGAGGAGTTCCTCGACTTCTATCGCAAGCTCGACGGATACATCGGCGAGATCCGTGACTCTCTCGACGACGACACGACCCTGATCGTCGCCTCCGACCACGGCTTCACCGAGCTGGAGTGGGAGGTGAACTGCAACCAGTTCCTCGCCGACGAGGGGTGGCTCTCCTACGACGGCGACGACCACGACTCGCTCGCGGACATCGACGACGAGACGCGGGCGTACTCGCTCATTCCCGGGCGCTTCTACCTCAACCTCGAGGGTCGCGAGCCGGAGGGCGTCGTTCCCGAGTCGGAGTACGAGGCGGTCCGCGAGGAGCTCAGAAGCGATCTCGAGGAGCTCACCGGCCCCGACGGCCGGCAGGTATGCAAGCGGATCGTGAACGGCGAGGACGCCTTCGACGGCGCCCACGACGAGATCGCGCCGGACCTCGTCGTCATCCCCGCGGACGGCTTCGACCTGAAGTCCGGCTTCGGCGGGAAAGAGGCGGTCTTCACCGAGGGGCCGCGCAACGGGATGCACAAGTTCGAGAACTCGCTTCTGTACACCACCGACCCCGACGTCGACGTCGCGGGCTCGAACCTCTTCGACGTGGCACCGACGATCCTCGACCTGATGGACGTCGACGCCGACGCGACGTTCGACGGCGAGAGCCTCCTCGCGGAGTAG
- a CDS encoding DUF7847 domain-containing protein gives MAALHALRPAVGGIVRNPVLLLVTALYGLAQVPNLLVPPTQPILSAIVSLATFGAFVLVLPFVQGGLLGMASEAIAGRTGLGTLVAEGKANYVSLLLAYFVLLAINFVFGFVAFVGGLIAVVVGAASMPGDAPGVGVDPTLLAVVAIVAGGLLLAYLLVTFVVQFYAHAIVLDDAELVEGFRRSAGLVRSNLVSVAGYTLILLVGSLVLGTLAAAASILLGPQSAGMPGTPFADLGAIEPTLPVLAAAAVGYLLLTSAFAAFYATYSVAFYEAISDTEAS, from the coding sequence ATGGCGGCCCTCCACGCTCTCCGTCCGGCAGTCGGTGGCATCGTTCGCAACCCGGTCCTCCTGCTCGTCACGGCGCTGTACGGGCTCGCGCAGGTCCCGAATCTCCTCGTCCCGCCGACGCAGCCGATCCTGTCGGCGATCGTCTCACTCGCGACCTTCGGCGCGTTCGTGCTCGTGCTCCCGTTCGTCCAGGGCGGGCTGCTCGGGATGGCGAGCGAGGCTATCGCGGGCCGGACCGGCCTCGGGACGCTGGTCGCCGAGGGGAAGGCCAACTACGTGTCGCTGCTGCTCGCCTACTTCGTCCTGCTCGCGATCAACTTCGTGTTCGGCTTCGTCGCGTTCGTCGGGGGTCTGATCGCCGTCGTCGTCGGCGCGGCGTCGATGCCCGGCGACGCCCCCGGAGTCGGCGTCGACCCCACGCTGTTGGCGGTGGTCGCCATCGTGGCCGGGGGGCTCCTCCTCGCGTACCTCCTCGTCACCTTCGTCGTCCAGTTTTACGCCCACGCGATCGTCCTCGACGACGCGGAGCTCGTCGAGGGGTTCCGGCGCAGCGCGGGGCTCGTCCGGTCGAACCTCGTGAGCGTCGCCGGCTACACGCTGATCCTCCTCGTCGGGAGCCTCGTCCTCGGGACGCTGGCCGCCGCCGCCTCGATCCTCCTCGGCCCTCAGTCCGCGGGAATGCCCGGCACGCCGTTCGCCGACCTCGGGGCGATCGAGCCGACCCTGCCAGTGCTCGCCGCGGCCGCCGTCGGCTACCTCCTGCTGACGAGCGCGTTCGCCGCGTTCTACGCGACCTACTCGGTCGCCTTTTACGAGGCGATCAGCGACACCGAGGCGAGCTGA
- a CDS encoding DoxX family protein — MSTLDSGMNQLESRVGGLTVGGKVHSLSAWFVLALRLMMGIAFLNAGLSKLLSAEPFSAYGYLANAVPANGGPFVDQFLWMAGSPTVLAVVDVAVPYGQVAIGLGLIVGAFVRLAAFFGALMMATFYVANWDIAHGFINGDFAYMLVFLAVAAFAAGRILGLDRYIEQYEVGGEALVERYPVLEYVLG, encoded by the coding sequence ATGTCCACACTCGACTCCGGCATGAACCAGCTCGAGAGCAGAGTCGGCGGCCTGACCGTCGGCGGGAAAGTCCACAGCCTCAGCGCGTGGTTCGTGCTCGCGCTCCGCCTCATGATGGGCATCGCGTTCCTGAACGCGGGACTGAGCAAGCTTCTCAGCGCGGAGCCGTTCAGCGCGTACGGCTATCTGGCGAACGCGGTGCCGGCGAACGGCGGCCCGTTCGTCGACCAGTTCCTCTGGATGGCCGGGAGCCCGACGGTTCTCGCGGTCGTGGACGTCGCCGTGCCGTACGGCCAGGTCGCGATCGGTCTCGGCCTCATCGTGGGCGCGTTCGTCCGCCTCGCGGCGTTCTTCGGCGCGCTCATGATGGCGACGTTCTACGTCGCCAACTGGGACATCGCCCACGGCTTCATCAACGGGGACTTCGCGTACATGCTCGTGTTCCTCGCGGTCGCCGCGTTCGCCGCGGGCCGCATCCTGGGACTCGACCGGTACATCGAACAGTACGAGGTCGGCGGCGAGGCGCTCGTCGAGCGCTACCCCGTCCTCGAGTACGTCCTCGGCTAA